From Denitrovibrio acetiphilus DSM 12809, the proteins below share one genomic window:
- a CDS encoding isochorismatase family protein — translation MKKTILSFLLAAATSFTSYAGNIIEEWSSSISPSAPKLFEVNISASETAMLIIDIEEQRPERNRRSKNNGKTASINHLKNKAEEAGMTVIYTVIPSYSEQKALTSAKNSSDNIFNELQDILSKNNIKNIIIAGASDNATVLHTATAAAYTGYSVIAPIDCLTGAEEYTEQATIWNLDSGNRKNETVTLTKSNMITITA, via the coding sequence ATGAAAAAAACGATTCTGTCATTCCTGCTTGCAGCCGCCACTTCCTTTACATCCTACGCAGGAAACATTATTGAAGAGTGGAGCAGTTCCATATCCCCATCGGCACCAAAGCTTTTCGAAGTAAATATTTCTGCATCTGAAACAGCTATGCTCATAATTGATATAGAAGAGCAAAGACCTGAAAGAAACCGCAGGTCTAAAAACAACGGGAAAACAGCATCTATCAACCATCTGAAAAACAAAGCAGAAGAAGCGGGCATGACTGTAATTTATACAGTTATACCTTCGTACTCAGAACAAAAAGCTCTCACGTCTGCCAAAAACAGCAGTGATAATATTTTTAACGAGCTTCAGGATATACTCAGTAAAAATAATATCAAAAATATAATTATCGCAGGAGCATCAGACAACGCAACAGTCCTGCATACTGCAACAGCAGCCGCATATACAGGGTACAGCGTTATTGCCCCTATCGACTGCCTGACAGGTGCAGAAGAATATACAGAACAGGCGACGATATGGAACCTGGACTCCGGCAACAGAAAAAACGAAACAGTAACACTTACAAAATCAAATATGATAACTATAACAGCATAG
- a CDS encoding GNAT family N-acetyltransferase, protein MKISKATTNDIPELCGLLTILFTQEEEFKPDFKKQAEGLRNIIENPSAGCILKAEADGRIIGMVNLLFTISTFTGGKVAVLEDMVVLPEQRGTGTGAKILEAAKNTAKEEGCRRITLLTDGNNLLAQKFYKKHGFERSDMVAMRYFY, encoded by the coding sequence TTGAAAATATCCAAAGCAACCACAAATGATATTCCTGAGCTTTGCGGTCTGCTAACAATACTCTTCACACAGGAAGAAGAGTTTAAACCTGACTTTAAAAAGCAGGCTGAAGGGCTGAGGAATATAATCGAAAACCCCTCGGCGGGGTGCATACTTAAAGCAGAGGCGGACGGACGCATAATAGGAATGGTAAATCTGCTGTTCACTATCAGTACATTCACCGGAGGCAAAGTAGCTGTGCTCGAAGACATGGTCGTGCTGCCCGAACAGAGAGGAACAGGGACAGGGGCTAAGATTCTGGAGGCTGCAAAAAACACCGCAAAGGAAGAAGGGTGCAGACGTATCACACTGCTAACCGACGGGAACAATCTGCTTGCACAGAAGTTTTATAAAAAGCACGGTTTTGAAAGATCCGACATGGTGGCAATGCGGTATTTCTATTAA
- a CDS encoding acetyltransferase translates to MADKIIILGTGGHAKVVKELAEACGYEVIGFTGSGKPAGTIILNKEVLCTTEEIESLKKQTNNVIVAVSANSVRQKRAEYVLERGFNVVSLIHPSCVFSPSAEVGTGTVIMGGTVVNADSYIGDFSIINTGATVDHDCRIGDFCHIAPGANLGGEVTIRDHTWIGVGAAVRDNITIGQNVMVGGSAFVAYDIDDNVTAVGVPAKAMLK, encoded by the coding sequence ATGGCAGATAAAATTATCATACTGGGAACAGGCGGTCATGCAAAAGTTGTCAAAGAACTGGCTGAAGCGTGTGGATACGAGGTGATAGGCTTCACAGGTTCCGGCAAACCGGCAGGCACAATAATACTGAACAAAGAAGTGCTCTGCACTACAGAAGAGATCGAATCATTAAAAAAACAGACAAACAATGTGATAGTCGCAGTGAGCGCAAACAGCGTCCGTCAGAAACGGGCTGAATATGTCTTAGAGCGGGGATTCAACGTAGTTTCACTGATACACCCTTCATGTGTTTTCAGCCCGAGTGCAGAGGTGGGCACCGGTACAGTCATAATGGGGGGAACAGTTGTAAATGCAGACTCTTATATCGGCGATTTCTCAATCATCAACACTGGCGCCACCGTTGATCACGACTGCCGCATAGGGGACTTCTGCCACATCGCACCAGGGGCAAACCTCGGCGGTGAAGTAACTATCCGGGATCATACATGGATAGGGGTAGGTGCAGCAGTTCGCGACAACATCACCATAGGACAGAATGTCATGGTGGGCGGAAGCGCCTTTGTGGCGTACGACATAGATGACAACGTCACCGCTGTCGGTGTACCTGCAAAAGCAATGCTGAAATAA
- a CDS encoding glutathione peroxidase, whose translation MSLLNFEIPLVTGEMKNLDEYSGKVVLAVNTASKCGFTPQYEGLEEIYRMYKDQGFVVLAFPCNQFGAQEPGTEEEIHEFLSCNYTITFPVFQKIDVNGANQHPFFRALKTMAPGTMGTKPIKWNFTKFLISRDGTRVERFASSKDPEKLRTAIERELAKEA comes from the coding sequence ATGTCACTACTGAATTTTGAAATACCACTTGTTACAGGCGAGATGAAAAATCTGGATGAATACAGCGGGAAAGTTGTTCTGGCTGTTAATACCGCAAGCAAATGCGGATTCACCCCGCAATATGAAGGGCTGGAAGAAATCTACCGGATGTATAAAGATCAGGGGTTTGTTGTGCTAGCATTTCCATGTAACCAGTTCGGCGCACAGGAACCGGGTACAGAAGAGGAGATTCACGAATTTCTTAGCTGTAACTACACTATAACATTCCCTGTTTTCCAGAAAATTGATGTTAACGGAGCAAATCAGCACCCGTTTTTCCGTGCGCTTAAAACTATGGCGCCGGGTACTATGGGCACGAAACCTATAAAATGGAATTTTACAAAGTTTCTGATCAGCAGAGACGGCACAAGGGTGGAGCGGTTTGCATCTTCCAAAGACCCTGAAAAACTTAGAACAGCCATAGAAAGAGAGCTTGCGAAAGAAGCCTAG
- a CDS encoding thiolase C-terminal domain-containing protein, which produces MSVYIKAGGLSTFCRCPDNLINKIREAIKAMDADLSCVDAVYLGLMNPEAFTGVGNIASYVTDKVGLSGVPSVRIETASSTGAAVLNLAYAAVKAGLYKNVLVIAAEKMTHLSTPKVTKIISEVIEPSERRTGASMPSLAAMCARRFAYEQGLSDKKFSDILGAVAVKAHHYGVLNDKAQFRNEITRDDYLASRFIAEPLRLYDCSPISDGAAALIVSSDKSDVVIAGVGQGTDKQALTKRTSITSFLSTRKAAISAYNMAGFGPENVDFAEIHDAFTPFEVVGLIDTFLLRPEDVIKFYQGKEGYHDGRLPVNISGGLKSRGHPVGASGLAQIVECYKVMTGRYPKEITPEKTDVALTQSIGGLATNNFVTILKKTGAKVTPLARPMVYAAPDVKSDTDKRYRIYSATRLHTPPEGFDAPLDLVVLQRKGRLILARSTAEELPKIGSLMQIDEKVEGNLLVKEDGFLRFLGF; this is translated from the coding sequence ATGAGCGTATACATAAAAGCGGGGGGACTCTCCACTTTTTGCAGGTGTCCGGATAATCTTATTAACAAGATCAGAGAAGCTATCAAGGCTATGGATGCTGACCTGTCCTGCGTGGATGCGGTTTATCTCGGACTTATGAATCCGGAAGCATTCACCGGTGTCGGCAACATTGCATCCTATGTTACAGACAAGGTCGGGCTTTCGGGTGTTCCATCTGTGCGTATTGAAACTGCATCCAGCACTGGTGCGGCAGTTTTGAATCTTGCTTATGCCGCCGTTAAGGCTGGTCTTTATAAGAATGTTCTCGTTATCGCTGCCGAAAAGATGACTCATCTTTCAACCCCTAAAGTGACAAAGATAATTTCCGAAGTGATAGAGCCTTCCGAAAGGCGGACAGGAGCCAGTATGCCGTCACTTGCTGCTATGTGTGCAAGAAGGTTTGCCTATGAGCAGGGGCTGAGCGATAAAAAGTTTTCAGACATACTCGGTGCTGTTGCTGTAAAAGCCCATCATTACGGAGTGTTGAACGACAAAGCACAGTTCCGTAATGAGATAACCAGAGATGATTACCTTGCCAGCAGATTTATAGCAGAACCGCTGAGGCTGTATGACTGTTCGCCTATAAGTGACGGAGCGGCAGCCCTTATTGTTTCTAGCGACAAAAGCGATGTCGTGATCGCCGGAGTCGGGCAGGGGACAGACAAGCAGGCACTCACCAAGCGAACTTCAATCACAAGCTTTCTCTCAACCAGAAAGGCGGCGATATCTGCCTATAATATGGCTGGATTCGGTCCGGAAAATGTAGATTTTGCAGAGATACATGACGCTTTTACCCCATTTGAGGTGGTGGGGCTTATTGATACGTTTCTGCTCAGACCGGAAGATGTAATAAAATTCTATCAGGGTAAAGAGGGATATCATGACGGCAGACTTCCGGTTAATATATCCGGAGGACTTAAATCGAGAGGGCATCCTGTGGGTGCTTCTGGGTTGGCACAGATTGTTGAATGTTATAAGGTAATGACCGGACGATACCCGAAGGAGATAACTCCTGAAAAAACTGATGTCGCACTGACCCAGAGCATAGGCGGACTTGCCACTAATAACTTCGTAACGATCCTGAAGAAAACAGGGGCTAAGGTAACCCCCCTCGCAAGACCAATGGTCTATGCTGCGCCCGACGTTAAAAGCGATACGGATAAAAGATACAGGATATATTCAGCTACAAGGCTCCACACGCCTCCGGAGGGGTTTGATGCACCGCTGGATCTTGTTGTGCTCCAGAGGAAGGGGCGTCTGATACTGGCACGCTCCACAGCGGAAGAACTGCCTAAGATAGGTTCGCTCATGCAGATAGACGAAAAGGTTGAAGGGAATCTTCTGGTGAAAGAGGACGGTTTTTTACGTTTTCTTGGATTCTAG
- a CDS encoding RNA recognition motif domain-containing protein yields the protein MNIYVGNLSYKAMEDEIRDMFQSFGDVASVRIITDHETGRSKGFGFVEMEDDEQAKAAIEELNGVEMLGRPLTVNEARPRAPRAPRGNFGNDRY from the coding sequence ATGAACATCTATGTTGGAAATCTCTCTTACAAAGCTATGGAAGATGAAATCCGTGATATGTTTCAGTCTTTCGGCGATGTAGCCTCTGTGAGAATCATCACAGATCACGAAACAGGCCGCTCCAAAGGATTCGGCTTTGTTGAAATGGAAGACGATGAGCAGGCTAAAGCCGCAATCGAAGAACTTAACGGTGTAGAGATGCTGGGCAGACCGCTCACTGTCAACGAAGCAAGACCGAGAGCTCCCAGAGCTCCGAGAGGTAACTTCGGTAACGACCGTTACTAA
- a CDS encoding nitroreductase family protein has product MLNFIIDESKCTKCGLCAVDCPTKIIDITNGIPFIQQKNEGKCMGCQHCLAVCPVAALSILGVDPDACVDVRFAAAPDAMDALIRSRRSVRQFKKVNISAEKMEQLIKAAANAPTGKNNRGVALHIIDNIEDMDIFREEVISHLEKLDKEGRLTGQYQVFSTFAKAFRKGNDIIFRGGPNLVVASVPKESPTPSADGIIALSYMELMAATLGLGAVWLGFLMHIFALAPELKGLLSIPADHDVSYVLLLGEPSVKYSRGVMRDEISVNRVSFRH; this is encoded by the coding sequence ATGTTGAATTTTATTATTGATGAATCGAAATGTACAAAATGCGGGCTATGCGCCGTTGACTGCCCGACTAAGATTATAGACATAACAAACGGCATACCCTTCATACAGCAGAAGAATGAAGGCAAATGTATGGGGTGCCAGCACTGTCTGGCTGTCTGCCCCGTTGCGGCATTGTCTATCTTGGGCGTAGACCCTGATGCCTGCGTTGATGTCAGATTTGCAGCAGCTCCGGATGCTATGGATGCCCTGATACGCAGCAGGCGCTCTGTGCGTCAGTTTAAAAAAGTTAATATTTCAGCTGAAAAGATGGAACAGCTTATCAAAGCCGCAGCAAATGCACCCACAGGTAAAAACAACAGAGGTGTTGCTCTGCACATAATAGATAATATTGAAGATATGGATATATTCAGAGAGGAAGTGATCTCGCATCTGGAAAAGCTCGATAAAGAAGGCAGGCTGACAGGGCAATATCAGGTTTTCAGCACTTTTGCGAAAGCGTTCAGAAAGGGGAACGACATAATATTCAGAGGCGGTCCGAATCTTGTGGTTGCATCTGTGCCTAAGGAGAGCCCCACACCGAGTGCTGATGGAATAATCGCTCTCAGCTATATGGAGCTTATGGCTGCTACTCTTGGTCTCGGAGCAGTATGGCTGGGGTTCTTAATGCATATATTTGCACTGGCACCGGAGCTTAAAGGGCTTCTGAGTATTCCTGCTGACCACGACGTATCATATGTACTGTTGCTTGGTGAGCCGTCAGTTAAATACAGCAGAGGAGTTATGAGAGACGAAATCTCTGTTAACAGAGTAAGTTTTAGGCACTAG
- a CDS encoding acyl-CoA thioesterase, with the protein MKDYAFRMDFSVRDYELDMEGVVNNSVYMNYLEHARHRFLLSMGIDFAGYAEKGIFLIVAKAVLEYKTSLRSGDDFWIGINLIPHSKVRMIFQQDIYRYPDNKLVLKGEITGTGISESGRPKLPDEILEKLGAL; encoded by the coding sequence ATGAAAGATTATGCATTCCGGATGGACTTCAGCGTACGTGACTATGAGCTGGATATGGAAGGGGTTGTAAATAACTCAGTATATATGAATTACCTGGAACACGCCCGCCACAGATTTCTTCTCTCTATGGGAATAGATTTTGCCGGTTACGCCGAAAAGGGCATCTTTCTTATTGTAGCAAAGGCTGTGCTGGAGTATAAAACCTCTCTCCGCAGCGGTGATGACTTCTGGATAGGGATAAATCTTATCCCTCATTCAAAAGTCCGTATGATATTCCAACAGGATATCTATCGTTATCCTGACAACAAGCTTGTGCTTAAAGGGGAAATCACAGGTACAGGGATTTCGGAATCAGGAAGACCAAAGCTGCCGGATGAAATATTAGAAAAACTGGGAGCACTTTAA
- the msrA gene encoding peptide-methionine (S)-S-oxide reductase MsrA: protein MKSIKLILIFALFLITMGAAMAETKMKEAIFAGGCFWCMEPPYSLINGVSDVSAGYTGGDVPNPTYEMVSTGKTGHYEAIRIIYNPEKVSYERLLDIFWVNIDPTDKGGQFADRGTQYKTAIFYADDKQKAAAEQSRKNLDESGKFNVPVATAILKAATFYEAEDYHQDFYKKNPERYDSYKKGSGRADFISKTWKDKIKAAGNVPQADLSRWEDYVKPDKEKLKSQLTKLQYEVTQKDGTERAFNNEYWDEKRAGIYVDIVSGEPLFSSTDKYKSGTGWPSFVKPIVPQFISEHTDKSWFSVRTEVRSAYGDSHLGHVFEDGPKDRGGLRYCINSAALRFIPAEDLEKEGYGEFRYLFE, encoded by the coding sequence ATGAAAAGCATAAAGCTTATTTTGATATTTGCTCTATTTTTGATAACAATGGGGGCAGCGATGGCAGAAACTAAAATGAAAGAAGCAATCTTCGCCGGAGGTTGTTTTTGGTGTATGGAACCTCCATATTCACTTATTAACGGTGTATCAGATGTTTCAGCCGGATATACCGGCGGTGATGTCCCGAACCCGACATATGAAATGGTGTCCACAGGTAAAACAGGACACTATGAAGCGATAAGGATAATTTATAACCCTGAAAAGGTCAGCTATGAAAGACTGCTTGATATCTTCTGGGTAAACATCGACCCCACAGACAAGGGCGGTCAGTTCGCAGACAGAGGCACACAGTATAAGACAGCAATCTTTTATGCCGATGACAAGCAGAAGGCCGCCGCTGAACAATCCAGAAAAAACCTTGATGAATCAGGTAAATTTAACGTTCCGGTTGCAACAGCGATACTGAAAGCAGCGACATTTTATGAAGCGGAAGACTATCATCAGGACTTTTATAAGAAGAACCCTGAAAGATATGACAGCTATAAAAAAGGTTCCGGCAGAGCCGACTTTATCAGCAAAACATGGAAAGATAAGATAAAAGCTGCTGGAAACGTCCCGCAAGCCGACCTTTCGAGATGGGAAGATTATGTAAAACCAGATAAGGAGAAGCTTAAAAGCCAGCTCACAAAACTTCAGTATGAAGTTACGCAGAAAGACGGAACAGAAAGAGCATTTAATAACGAATACTGGGACGAAAAACGAGCAGGAATATATGTTGATATAGTTTCAGGCGAACCGCTCTTCTCATCCACCGACAAATATAAATCCGGAACCGGATGGCCGAGCTTTGTTAAGCCGATAGTGCCACAGTTTATCAGCGAACATACTGACAAAAGCTGGTTTTCTGTCCGGACAGAAGTCCGAAGTGCCTACGGGGACTCTCACCTTGGTCACGTGTTTGAAGACGGTCCAAAAGACAGGGGCGGGTTGCGGTATTGCATAAATTCTGCTGCACTAAGATTTATCCCTGCAGAAGACCTTGAGAAAGAGGGCTATGGCGAATTCAGGTACCTTTTCGAATAA